One Gemmatimonadota bacterium genomic window, GACATGGGGAACAGCGCACGCATGTACGCGAAGGCGCTGTTCGAGCATTTCGGTTTCGACGCGGTGACCGTCAATCCCTATCAGGGACGGGATTCCGTGCAGCCCTTCCTGGACTACACCGACCGGGGGGTTTTCATCCTCTGCCTGACGTCCAACGAAAGCGCCCGTGAATTCCAGTACCTGTCCGTCAACGGACACCCGCTGTACCTGGAGGTGGCCAGCGTGGCCAGGTCGTGGAACACCGCCCGGAACGCGGGCCTGGTCGTGGGGGCCACGCAGGCGGAATCCCTGGCGGGCATCCGTGCCGTCGCCCCGGATATGCCCCTGCTGATCCCCGGGGTCGGCGCCCAGGGCGGCGACCTGGAAACGGTCATCCGCGAAGGCGCCGACGAGCATGGCGGCGGACTGCTCATCAATTCCTCCCGGAGCATCCTGTATTCCTCCGGCGGCCATGACTTCGCCGAGTCCGCCCGGGCGGCTACCCTTCAACTCAGAGACGAGATCAACGACCTGTTGCCCTGAACGCCCCGCGCGTAGGAACCTCCGTGCGATTGACGCCCCGTGCGCAGGAACGCCGCGCACGAATGACGCCCTGTGCGAAGGAACGCCCCGTGCAGTCCAGGAAAACCGGAGATATGGAGACGAACTTCGAAGTCCGCAGCTTCGACGTGGAAATCACGAAGGAAGCGTACGACCGGCTGCCCAAGCTGCCCCT contains:
- the pyrF gene encoding orotidine-5'-phosphate decarboxylase; this translates as MSPFVDRLNRARAVANSLVCVGLDPDLDRFPEHLKSEPDALFEFNRAIIEHTSDLVSAYKLNIAFFEVMGSRGYEALERTLTVIPDGVVVICDCKRGDMGNSARMYAKALFEHFGFDAVTVNPYQGRDSVQPFLDYTDRGVFILCLTSNESAREFQYLSVNGHPLYLEVASVARSWNTARNAGLVVGATQAESLAGIRAVAPDMPLLIPGVGAQGGDLETVIREGADEHGGGLLINSSRSILYSSGGHDFAESARAATLQLRDEINDLLP